In Ignavibacteria bacterium, the sequence TGTTCATCAACATACCATTTAAGGAAACTCGATGTCGCATGGTCGTTTTCTTTAATGGCAATGTCCATAAGGTCGTTGATTGATTTGGTTACAAGCTTTTCGTGCTCATAGGTCTGCTCGCATACATCGAGAGCGGATTTAAAATTCTGCGGCGGTGTGTCGATTTGCGAAAGAACAATATTGCCGCTTCTTTCGAGAACATAGTTGTACAATTTCATCGCATGGAATGTTTCTTCCTGATACTGTACGTAGAAAAAGTTTGTGAACCCGTCAAGGTCAACAGAGTTGCAGTAAGCCGACATACCAAGGTAAAAATAAGCGGAATACAACTCTTTGTTAATTTGTTTGTTTATTGCATCTTCAAGTTTTTTTGATAACATATTTATCTCCGTTAAATATTTAATTTTTATGTATATACATTAAAACGTTTATAAATGATTTTGAGTTCAAAATAATTCCCGTGTTTAAGGAAGAATCGTAACACTGTTTAGCACATCTCCGATGTAAATTTTATCGACTACATCAATTCCCTCAACAACCTCTCCGAAAATTGTGTAGGAGTTGTCAAGATGATAAAACGGAGAGTGGGTTATAAAGAACTGGCTTCCTTCCGTATCTTTTCCGTCAGATGCCATGCCAAGAATACCGCGTTCATAATGCAATGGAGCAAACTCTGAACGAATTGAATATTCCGGTCCGCCCCAGCCATTGTTCAGCGGGTCTCCGCCCTGTATAACGAAGTTTGGAATTACGCGGTGGAAAGCTGTATTGTTATAAAACCCTTTTTCGGCAAGTGATATAAAATTCATTACCGAATATGGCGCCTGATAGGGATAGAACTTTATTTTTATATCTCCTTTTGTTGTTTTAAGAACAGCATGCTGTTTGTTGTTTAACAGGTCTAAATCGTTTTGATTTTCCAAAAACTTTTTCTTTGCCGTAAAAGTGAAATCTTTGCCTGTTATCTTCTTTAAAGCATCTGAAGATTCTTTTGCTATTTTATAATCCGTGCTGTTCAAGCCCGTCTTCAGTATATCGAGAGAATTTTCTGCTTTAAGGTTTCCCAACGCACGAATAACAAGACGCATTGCTTCTTTATCCTTCGGATAGACCATGTCCTGATAATCAAGCACAAGGATTGCTTTAGTCTCGGAAATGTCATTCAAATATATGCTGTCGCTTAATGAGGTAATGCACAAATCCATTATTGACGGGTCTTTAGAGCTGACGAACTCGGAAAATATAAGACGCATTGTGTGCCTGTCTTTTGAATTGGCTTTATACTTTAGCTCGCCGAGGCTTTCAATAAACGAGCGGTAAAGCCCGTTCAGCTCCTTGCCGGCAATCATATCGCCCGATTCAATTTTGTTTTTATCAACGTATGCCTGTACATCTTTTGTAATCATGTCCCGCATAGCATTGTAAACAGAGGCATCGTCGAAATACTTAAATGCGGATATAACGGCTGACTTTAATTCATACCCTTCAACATCTTTGTAATACGCCGTCAGTTCATCTTTTGCCGCATCTTTATAAATCATGCCCATTGTATTTATAGCCTCAGCAATCACGGGGATATCAACGGCTTTTCCTTTTATGAGGAACCACTGCAATTGCGGGAGTAACCCTGCTTTCAGCGTCCCGTCTTTGGAAGCCGAGAATACATTACCGAGAACTTTTAATGCCGTTGTTGCAAGATATACATCTTCGCCGCTGCCTTTA encodes:
- a CDS encoding ferritin, translating into MLSKKLEDAINKQINKELYSAYFYLGMSAYCNSVDLDGFTNFFYVQYQEETFHAMKLYNYVLERSGNIVLSQIDTPPQNFKSALDVCEQTYEHEKLVTKSINDLMDIAIKENDHATSSFLKWYVDEQVEEEATISKLVNRMKLVGDNVGGLFIIDQELKARVFTPPATA
- a CDS encoding peptidylprolyl isomerase; this translates as MKRNLLILIIILISACSAYSQLFTPEELQIIKLQDERTFGVNNELINFLDDRNDNVVIRALWAIGSIGKEEGVRPAVEKLFSSRSEEIRVTAAYALGLLPFNDSRNALNEIIADSRDERVKVEALNSLGYIGTAEDLEKIAAYKFESDALQTAQAMSFARFGRRNIRSESSINKLIELSASKNESTLRASAYAFANTRNSVLLANAKDAINLLIGSNNPDTRMWAVLANGYISSDVNALMSLYEKETVWQVKTNILNSFQTINRFNPETANNKDLAFFLVSKGSGEDVYLATTALKVLGNVFSASKDGTLKAGLLPQLQWFLIKGKAVDIPVIAEAINTMGMIYKDAAKDELTAYYKDVEGYELKSAVISAFKYFDDASVYNAMRDMITKDVQAYVDKNKIESGDMIAGKELNGLYRSFIESLGELKYKANSKDRHTMRLIFSEFVSSKDPSIMDLCITSLSDSIYLNDISETKAILVLDYQDMVYPKDKEAMRLVIRALGNLKAENSLDILKTGLNSTDYKIAKESSDALKKITGKDFTFTAKKKFLENQNDLDLLNNKQHAVLKTTKGDIKIKFYPYQAPYSVMNFISLAEKGFYNNTAFHRVIPNFVIQGGDPLNNGWGGPEYSIRSEFAPLHYERGILGMASDGKDTEGSQFFITHSPFYHLDNSYTIFGEVVEGIDVVDKIYIGDVLNSVTILP